The Nostoc cf. commune SO-36 genomic sequence CCGCCCGAATCGCTAAAACTTGGGGAGTGGGAAGTGGGGAGTTGAGAGAGACGCGATTAATCGCATCTGTACTAGGAACTTTGTTACCTTTAATAGTGGCAACAATCCCTGTATGGGCAATGCCAATTTTATGCTCAATTCCCCATTCTTGCAGTTTTTCTGATACAAATTCGGCAGTCAGTTTTTCTTGAAAACCCAACTCTGGTTGTTGATGCAATCGCCGCCGCCACTCTACTAATTGTGGTTGCAATGAACGAATCGAAAGTCGGATGCGAGATAGGTCAACAGAAGAGGAGTTTGGAAAGGTAGAAACCATTATGCAGACAAACTAGTTTAAGTATAGTTAACTTAGATTATTTTCCCAGTTTAACGTGAGTTGGACTAATCTTTAGTAACTACTTAATGCTTCATTATTACACACATTTTGTCGTCAGGAATTTCGTTAAAAAAGCTAATCTGCCATTAACTTAACTCTAAACTATCTCCATTACAACTAAACCTTTTAGTTGTAACCCCACTTTCGTTAAAGTTTACTCCATCCTTCATCTAGAAACTTTTCGATTTCCGTTCCTGATCTCCTGAGATTAGGATAGTAAGATCATCGGCAATATAATCAATTTGTATATGTGAAATTTCATTCAACTTCAGTGAGATGGGCATCTTGCCCACCTCACAAGACGGATAATTTATTTATTGGAAGTCCCCAACATCCTCATTAGATTAACGCTCCAGCATGAGGTAATCAAAACCCTCTAGGGTCAAGAGCATCTTTTGCATCAATTGAAAAGCTTGTTCATCATTTGTAGGCTGTGAAGTTACAGGGTTTAGCGGTCTAAATTGTTTCCAGCGCTCCACTAGGGACATCATTGGCTGAGGTTGGTCTAGTAAAGGTAGTAAACAAACAGCCATTGCGCTATCTATACTGACAAACTGTCCAATTTGCGATAAGTGTTGACTAACGTCAAATATTCTGCACTCTGTAGCACAGGCTAGAAGGTCTTCCTTAAACTTAGGCGTTTTTAACTGAGGATGAAGATGCACAGTTGCTACTTGCCAATCAGAATCAGTCCATTCGGCAAAAGGTACAAAAGTCTGTGGTCGGTCGGGATGACCACACCAAAAGTCTAGCAGTCGATGAATGGGTTGTAATAGTTCAAATAGCTCTAGCCGCTCTTCTATAGAAATGTCAGGTAAGCTCATCCCCAGAAAAGCAGGTAAATTATCTGGTTCTTTAAACAAATCTTTAACGTCCCACTGTCGCCAGTTCACCATACTGATAAACTCTAAATCAGCAGATTTTAAAGCTGTGAACATATCAGGGATAGTGTAGCCTTTGTCTCCTTGAAACAAGTAATTCATTAAAATTCTTTCTTTTCCTTCCTCTCCTTCATAATTAGCATTCCAAGTTCTAGCTTTAAGAGTGACATTATCTTTCAAAGCTTTCATTGTTTCGACGACAATATCCATCTCTAATTCTGCTGGATTTTCATTCATTAAACCCATCATTGTAAAGAGTTTCTGAGCGCAAAAGTAATTGAATCTCTGTAGTGAACTATGCAAGTTGCTGCGAATAATCCCATCAGGCTTTAAAACTGATTTCATTGCTTGTAAGGCGACAGCAGGATCAGGAAAAAGATATAGCAGTTCATCACAATTAATATAGTCAAATTGGTAATCTAACTTATGTAATTCCTCTATTGATAAAACAATGAATTCCACATTGTCAAAGCCGTGGTGCTCCAGGCGTTGCTGTGCTAATTTAATCGATTCTCCTGATATATCGATGCCAACTATTTTAGCTCCTACATTTGCTTCAGCCAAAATTAGCGATTTGTAACCTGAGCCACATCCTGCATCTAAAATTACTTTTCCTTTGGTATCTATAACTTTTTGGTTTCTCAAATAAACAGGAGTCATTAAGTTATGAATATATAGTTCATTTGAATTATTTTTAGGAGATTTATCTAGAGGTATTCTGGGATAGGGGGAACTGTCAAATTGCTGACGAATTTTATCTAATAAATCAGATTCTAGACGGGTCATTACAATTGCTCCTGATACTACTTTTTTGACTGGTAAACGAAATTTGTTTAGGGTTTGTGTAAAACTATTTATTATCAAAAATTTACATTTTGACAAGATAATATAGCTATACCTAAGTAAAAAATCAAAGATTAAGTTTGCTCTAAAGATATTGATTTTTGAACAATGAAATTCAGACTGATGAGTGTATCTAGAATACGTATTGTGCTGCAATCATTGAATAGATCAAAATTATCTACTTGCTGATATTCTGTAAAGCCACATTCTTCTAAATATATGCCCAATATTTCAAAATCAAATCCTACTTTATGAACATCATATATATTGCTTTGTGCCCCAAATATAATCCGCATTAAATGTAAACGATCAAATACCGTAAATTGCGGATGAAGATAAAGCCAACACATTTTTTTTAAGTCAGGAACACTAATGAAAAGTTGACCACCTGGTTTTAGAACACGATACCATTCAGTTAATGTATTAATTAACTCATTATCTATTGAGTGATAAAAATGTTCTAGGACATGACTGGCATAAATTGCGGCTATTGAATTATTTTCAAATTGACTTAAATCAGATGCGTTACCAACATAATCTACTTCTGGACGAGGTTCAACATCGAATATTTTCCAGTCTGGATGTCTTTGTTTTCCACCAATATGAAGTTTAATCTCTGGCATTTTTTTGTATTTTGCTACTCTGTATCGTTTTCTTCTACCTCTCGTGGGTAAATCATTAAAAATTTTTAGAAAAAAGCGGATGTTGAACTGGGCATTGAAATTGCTCCTTATACTAACTTTGTTCTGATGCTTTCCCACGATTACGCTAACTCTTGTTGAGAGCTAGTTAAGACATACCTGCAAACATTTGCCATGCTGTTCAAGCTAGTAAGCGGCACACTCAACCTTGAGTATTCCCAACTTGTGAGGATTTCTATCACAATATTTAAGAATTAGTTAGAACTGGATGAGGTAAGTTACATTGTCACCAAGCCGAGTTTTATCGAAACCAGTGTAGAAGCCATTCTTGCTAGTGACGATAATTCTTGCATCCAGAAATACATTTTGCGTAGGCGTAGCCCGTCGCAGACATCGCTTACCATCTGGCATAGCCGATCGCAATTTGTTATGCTATATTAAACGTAGTCGTTATGAGTTCACATATTTTCATGGCTAACACAACTGTAGAAAACTTGGTAATTATTGGTTCTGGCCCAGCAGGGTACACAGCTGCCATTTATGCCGGACGTGCTAACCTGAAACCCGTTGTATTTGAAGGTTTCCAAGCCGGGGGTTTACCTGGTGGGCAACTAATGACAACAACAGAAGTTGAGAATTTTCCAGGGTTTCCCCAGGGGATTACCGGGCCGCAACTGATGGATCAGATGAAAGCTCAGGCGGAGCGCTGGGGGGCTGAACTATATACTGAAGATGTTATATCAGTTGACTTGAGTCAGCGTCCATTTACAGTGCGATCGCAAGAAAGAGAAATTAAAACCAACAGCATCGTCATTGCTACGGGTGCAACAGCAAAACGTTTAGGTTTACCCAGCGAACATGAATTTTGGAGTCGGGGTATTTCCGCTTGTGCGATTTGCGATGGTGCAACACCGATTTTTCACGGTGCAGAATTGGCTGTAATTGGTGCTGGCGACTCGGCGGCGGAAGAGTCAATTTACCTCACCAAATACGGTTCTAAGGTAAATATGTTAGTACGCACCGATAAAATGCGGGCTTCTAAAGCTATGCAAGACCGCGTTTTGAGTAACCCAAAAATCCAAGTACATTGGAACACAGAAGCCGTGGATATTTTCGGTAACGGTCACATGGAAGGGGTGAAAGTCCGCAATACCAAAACTGGTGAAGAGAGCAAACTGCACGCTAAGGGTTTATTCTACGCCGTTGGTCACAGTCCCAATACCTCTCTATTTAAAGGACAATTAGAACTGGATGAGATAGGTTACGTTGTCACCAAGCATGGTTCTGTAGAAACCAGTGTAGAAGGCGTTTTTGCTGCTGGCGACGTGCAAGATCATGAGTTTCGGCAAGCAATCACGGCTGCGGGTACTGGCTGTATGGCGGCGATGTTAGCAGAACGCTGGTTGTCATCCAGTGGCTTGATTCAAGAATTCCATCAACAGCCAGAAACGGCAGATAATGAATTAGAACATCAGCCAGCTAAAAAGACTGAAGCAGAGGAAGAAGCTGGATTTAATTTGAGTGAGACGCGCCATCAGGGAGGTTATGCTTTACGGAAATTGTTCCATGAAAGCGATCGCTTACTCCTTGTTAAATATGTCTCTCCTGGCTGTGGCCCTTGTCATACCCTGAAGCCAATTTTAAATAAAGTGGTGGATGAATTTGACAGTAAAATTCACTTTGTAGAAATTGACATCGACAAAGACCGAGATATTGCTGAAAATGCTAATGTGACAGGAACACCAACAGTTCAATTATTCAAAGATAAGGAGCTGGTGAAAGAAGTTAAAGGTGTGAAGCAAAAGAGCGAATACCGCCAATTGATTGAAAGTAATCTGTAAGAGAGTGGGGAGTCGGGAATCTGACTTTTTACGGCATCTGGAAAACCTCTCTCTAAATCTCTCTCCTAAAAGGAGAGAGACTTTGAATTTTCCCCCTTCCAGCGTCGGCAAGGGGGTTAGCGGGTTAGGTTTTTGGTGGATTTATTCCACATAACGTGAAAAGTCAGGTGGGGAATGGGGAATAGTAAAAAATCATTGACAGTTACTAATTCTCAATACTCACCCCCCGACATCGCAAACTAACCTGTTAAATAAAGATACAGAAATAATCGTTGTATTTACTAAAGTTTGCGCCTGATTAAAATCAGAATCACCCGTAATCAAAAAATCTGCCTCTGCTGCCATAGCACAAGCTAAAAACTTTGCATCTTTTCTATCTCTGGGAAAATCAACTTCAAAATTGACATCAATTAGTGTTAGAAATGTATCGATAATTTTAAACCACTCACATCTCACCTCATCTGTCAACTTAAACTTGCTGCGACTTAAAACTTCTTTATATTCCACAATAATTTCTTCAGAAGCTATCCATTGCCAATCTGGATTATCAAAAATAAACTGAATAACATCTCTTGGTACTCTACCCTTAAGGACAGCAGAAACTAAAACATTCGTGTCAATAACAACTTTCATTCCCCGCGTTGATAAGCTTCAATTTCTGCTGAGATTTCTGCTTCTGTAATATCTTGTACTCCCGGTAGAGACTGTGTTTTATCAAATAAATCTCTCAGCTTTTTACTAATTTCTGCTCTAGGATTATCCTCAGCTAAGATAATTATTTCTACTCTTTGTCCTACCTTAAAAGGTAAATCAGATAATATTACTTGACTTGGATCTGTAATGGTGATGTATTTTTTGTAAGCGTTCATGATTCCTCCATTAACTTGGTCATTCTCTACTTGGGATAATTAAACTTTGTGGTGACAACGACTGGTAATTTATTTCTAACAAAAATAAGGCATAATCTCACCTCTAACTCAGTCTAGCTCTGTATCCACCGCGAAACAGTTAGACTTTTATTCACGATGTTTACGCAATCCCCTATCTGATATGTAAAATAGTCAGCGTATCAAGCTTTGCTCCAGGCGATCGCTTTATGGCCATTACAAAACGGCGACTACCGACATTTTTACAGTTTGGCAAAAGTCTCAATCTTTCGCAAAAACTCATGCTCATTGGGTTAGCCATTACCCTATTTTTCATCTTTCTGGCATTCTTCGCTCCCGTATTCCAGGCTTGGGGATGGCTGCAAAACCCTAAAGATTTTCTCTCTAATCCAATTCACGAGCCACCCTCAGCTAAACATTGGTTTGGTACTAGTCGTTTGGGTTATGATGTGTTCTCCCGGACGCTGTTCGGCGCTCAAGCTGCTTTGCAGGTGGTGATTTTGGCAACGGCGCTGAGTATGATTATCGGTGTGCCTTTGGGGATGCTGAGTGGTTATCTCGGTGGAAAATTGGATAAAGTGTTGCTGTTTATTATGGATAGCATCTACACTCTACCGGGACTACTGCTATCTGTTACCCTGGCGTTTGTGGTGGGGCGTGGGATATTAAATGCAGCGATCGCTATTAGCATTGCTTACATTCCCCAATATTACCGCGTTGTTCGCAACCACACCGTGAGCGTGAAAACTGAAGTGTTCATCGAAGCTGCTCAAGCAATGGGTGCTTCCACTTGGGTTGTACTTTCTCGTTATCTATTTTTTAACGTCATTCAAAGTGTACCCGTCCTCTTCACACTCAACGCTGCTGATGCAATTTTGGTGTTGGGCGGTTTGGGTTTTTTGGGGCTAGGACTTCCCGAAGAAGTGCCAGAATGGGGACACGATTTAAAGCAAGCCCTAGAAGCTTTACCTACTGGCATTTGGTGGACTACACTTTTCCCTGGTTTAACGATGACATTCATGGTGGTAGGGTTATCACTACTCGGTGAGGGGTTAAATGAATTTGTCAATCCCCGTTTACGGAGAGAAAATAGAATCCGAAAGTAATCATTGGTCATTAGTCGTTAGCAAAAGACGAAGGACAAGGAACAAATGACAAATGAGCAATGACAAATGACAAATGACAAATAAACAATAGAGAGATTTGTATGAAAGATAATCTAACGTTAATTGCTGCCGCTACTGGCGGATTTATCCTTTCCGTTGCTCTTGCTGGTATCTTAAGAGGTGCGCCAATTACAGCTTGGCAAGAGCAATCGAGTTTTCGCACCACGAATTTTGCTAATTTACAGAAATCGGAGTTGAAAGCCGCGCGTCTTCTCCCAAGCAAAGACACTGCGGTAACAGATAGGGAATAGGGAATAGGGGGGAATAGCTGTTCACCAATGCCCAATGCCCAATGCCCAATGCCCAATGCCCAATGCTCAATTACAAATGACAAATGACAAATGACAAATGACAAACTTCAAGTAATTGGCATTGATGTGGGGGGAACAGCAATTAAGCTGGGGCGTTTTACACCCGACGGTACTTGTCTGCAATCCTTGACTGTGGCGGCTCCCCAACCGACAACACCAGAGGCAGTACTGGCGGTGCTTGTAGATGCGATCGCACAAATTGATCCAGATAATCAAGCTGTGGCTATTGGTGTTGGTACTCCTGGCCCATCCGATGCAGCAGGACGCATTGCCAAAATCGCCATTAACTTACCTGGATGGATCGATGTGCCTTTAGCAGACTGGTTAGAAGCTAAAATTGGCAAACCGACTGCGATCGCTAATGATGCTAATTGCGCTCTTTTAGGAGAAGCTTGGCTGGGAGCCGGTCGCCATTTTCAAAATCTGATTCTGCTAACTTTAGGTACTGGGGTTGGTGGTGCCATTATCCTCAATGGCAAACTATTTATTGGACATCAAGGAGCCGCCGGGGAATTGGGTTTAATTTCATTAAATCCTGATGGCCCAATTTGTAATAGTGGCAATCGAGGTTCTTTGGAACAATATGCTTGTGCTACTGCAATTCGCCGCCGCACTCTCAAAGAACCTATCGAATTAGGTTTTCTCGCCCAGCAAGGAGATGCCACAGCATTGACTTTTTGGCAAGAATATGGTAAGTATTTGGGGATAGGATTGACGAGTTTAATTTATGTACTCACACCGCAAGCGATCGTGATTGGTGGGGGTATCAGTGGCAGCTTTGAATTTTTCATACCAACAGTGAAGGCAGAAATTGAGAAGCGAGTGCAGCCTTTATCACGAGTGGATTTACAAATATTACCAGCAGAGTTAGGCAATTTTGCGGGGATAGTAGGTGCAGCAAAGTTGGCATGGCAACGCTATTCGGAATGTTAGATTATGGTTCAAACAATCCCAGCTAGAGATATAAGTCTTTACGAATTAGAAGAAAAATTTGGTTTACAACTTGCTACAGACATTAATTTCTTTCCAGAATGGACAGAAAATTTACCAACTCTGACTGATGCTGAAAAGCAAGCGATGGCGCGAGTGAAAAGCAACTATTTAAACTTGAATAAGCACCGTCTAATGTCAGAAGAGGCGGTAAAGATGGTAGTGCTGTCTCCTTTACTCGATTTAGCTGGGTTTTATCAACCTCCTTTTGAGATTGAAACCGAGACTTCTATAGAGATTTCTGCTGAAGACGAGAGTTTTATCGTTAAAGGAAATATTGATGTTCTTGTCATCCAAAAATAAATGTTTTTGGGTACTTGTCATCGAATCTAAAAGCAGTAAATTTGATGTGATGACAGCCTTACCTCAAGCACTTGCCTATATGCTTGATCGTCCAAATTCTGCACAACCGACTTTTGGTTTACTAATCAACGGTAGAGAATTTGTGTTTGTCAAATTGATTCAACAAGAACATCCTTGGTATGCACGATCTTATGCACTATCAATTGAACGTGATTCAGAAATACACCAAGTACTCAGTATATTAAAGCACCTTGGAGAATTAATTGTGCTTTTACCCCCTGAGAACTAGGGATTGACGCTTATCGCCTAACTATACTTGGAACTCAAATCCAGGTAATATATCCTCTCCAGAAAGAATCGCCGGCATTTGAATAACTTCTACAGCTTTTTCGAGTCGATAAATTTCCACTTGCTTATCTTGAGGATTAATTAGCCAACCTAAACGCAAACCATTTTCTATGTATTCCTTCATTTTCGCTTGGATAGGTGCAAGACGGTCTGTTTCGGAACGCAGTTCAATTGCAAAATCGGGTACAAGTGGCGGAAATTTTTTTCGTTGTTCTAGTGTTAAAGCTTCCCACCGTTCCAACTTTACCCAAGACGCATCAGGGGAACGTTTTGCACCATTTGGAAGTATAAAGATAGTTGAAGAACTAAAAACTTTCCCTAATTTAGCTTGACGATTCCAATTATTCAAGTCTGTAATTAAATCTGCTTCTTGATTTCCGCTTTCTCCTCCTACTGGTGGCACAATTATTAATTCTCCTGCTGCATTCATTTCCAGGCTTAAATCGCTATTAGCAATACATAATTGATAAAACTGTTCGTCGGTTAAATGAGCAATCGGTTCTAGATTAAGCACAACAGTATTCATTGAATCTTTCCTCGTGCCTTTATTGCTAACATTGTTACCTTTAATTAAAAGTTTAGTAAGACTAAGTTCCTCGTTTACACTAAGACAAACAATATCCAGTTGCTTTCTGAACGTATTTCACAACTTTTTGGTATGATTCAGGATTACTCACAGGGTTGATGATGATGGGAATAGTGCCATCTGGCAACCAAAAAGTTATCCTGCCATTCGGTTCATGACAAAAAGAACTGATGCAATTGAGATTAATTACATATTCGTTTTTTTCGTAAATTATTTTCACCCAGTGGGCATGATCTAATTCTAATTCCTGTCACACATTCTAAATAATCGAGAATCTTTTGATAATCTTCCAAGTTCTTTTGGCGGGTTAATCACTATCGGGAATGGCACTATCGGGCAACCAAAAAGTAACCCTGCCATTGAGTTCATAACAAAAAGCATGGACACGTTTCAAAATTCACTACATATTCTCTCCTCTCGTAAAGGATTTTCACCCAGTACGCCACAACATCTCCTCAAGTCCGAAATTTACGAAATGATGCACCCTGGATGTCCAAATTTACTGAAGCCTTAAGTTAATGTTGCTATGCACCAATTCAAAATCTAAAAATTAATTGTGAATTACGAATTACGAATTACGAATTGTTATGATACCTCCAATGGTGTAGGTGTATCAGATGTTGAATTAGAAAGAGCGATCGCTGTTTGAATAAACCCTTTAAATAAGGGATGAGGGCTACTCGGGCGTGATTGAAATTCTGGATGAAATTGGCAAGCAAGAAAGAATGGGTGCTTGGTTAATTCCACAATTTCAACTAAGCGTCCATCGGGAGAAGTACCACTGATCACATAGCCAGACTTTAACAACAAATCGCGGTAAGCATTATTGAACTCATAGCGATGTCGATGTCGCTCATAAATCACATCTTCTTGATAGAGCTTAAAAGCTAAAGTATCAGGGAGAACACGACAAGGGTATAGTCCCAAGCGCATTGTACCCCCTAAATCCACTACTTCTTGCTGTTCTGGCAATAAATTAATTACCGGATCAGTTGTATAAGGGTCAAATTCGGCACTGTTAGCACCTGTTAATCCGCCTACGTGCCTAGCCCACTCAATCACAGAACATTGCATACCCAGGCATAAACCTAAAAAAGGAATTTGGCGATCGCGGGCGTATTTAATGGCGGCAATTTTGCCATCCACTCCCCGAACCCCGAAACCTCCTGGCACAACTACCCCATCGACACCTTTAAGATAAGTTTCGGCTAATCCAGTTTCCAAATCTTCTGAATTTATCCAACGCAGGCGCAGTTTGCCATAAGTGGAGATTGCAGCATGATTTAGTGCTTCCACTACAGATAAATAGGCATCACTTAACTGCACATATTTACCAACAATGGCAATTTCTACCTCGTGCTTGGGACTATGTAAACGTTGTACCAAGGTTTGCCACTGCGTCAAATCTGGTTTACGTTGTTCCATTTGCAGCAAGTTCAGCACTTGTTCTGCCATTCCTTCCCGTTCTAGATTCAGCGGTACTTCATAGATACTTTTGGCATCTTGAGAAGTGATGACGCATTCTTCCGGCACATCGCAAAATCCCGATAATTTCTGCTTTAATCCCTTGGGTAAGGGGCGATCGCTCCGACAAACTAAAATATCTGGTTGAATACCAATGGATCTCAGTTCTTTAACTGAATGCTGTGTCGGCTTAGTTTTCATTTCACCCGCCGAAGCAATCCACGGTACTAGCGTTACGTGCATATACAGCACATTCTGCCGTCCTACCTCTTTGCGGAACTGGCGAATTGCTTCCAAAAACGGTAGTGATTCAATATCTCCCACCGTCCCGCCAATTTCTGTAATCACTACAGAAGGGTTTGTGCTTTTAGCAACTCGTAGAATGCGGTCTTTAATTTCATTGGTAATATGAGGAATTACCTGTACAGTACCGCCATTGTAGTCTCCGCGCCGCTCTTTATTGATGACTGCCTGGTAAATCGAGCCAGTAGTAACACAGTTCAAACGCGACATTGAGGTATCGGTAAAGCGTTCGTAATGCCCCAAGTCCAAATCTGTCTCCGCACCATCCTGGGTAACGAATACTTCCCCATGCTGAAAGGGACTCATCGTCCCAGGATCGATATTGATATAAGGGTCAAGTTTGAGAATCGACACCGAATATTCGCGCGACTTGAGCAAACGCCCTAGACTTGCTGCTACAATGCCCTTACCAATACTGGAAACTACGCCTCCAGTAACAAAGATAAACTTAGTCATAGTAATTTGAATTTCTAACAACTTCTAAAAATACATCCCGTCATTGTGCCACAGTTATTGTGGTGTAATCTTCTGTGATTTTGCAGTGAAAAAGCTTTTTGGATTAGTAGTACTAGGCTGTATTCTTACCTCCTCCGTAGCATTGGCAGAACCATCTCTTATAGTCGTTTTTCCCCAGACAAACTACCAGACAAGTGCCCAAAAAATTTTCTTTCTGGGCACTGCACCACCAGATGGTCAGGTTTTGATCAATAGTAAGCCAATTACCCGCAGCAAAGCAGGTCATTTTTCCCCAAGTTTCCCCTTGCAGTTGGGGGAGAATCTTTTTACTGTGCGTCACGACAATCAAGAACTCCAGATTAAAGTGACAAGGCTTACCACTGGGGCTGAGTTACCACAAGGGTTAGCCTTTGCTAAAGATTCACTGACTCCCGCAGTTGACATTGCCAGACTACCGGGAGAAATAATTTGTTTTAGCGCGATCGCACCCCCTAACGCTAATGTCTCTGTCAAGTTAGCTAATCAAACTATTGGCCTTTCACCCCAACCCCAACAGGCACAACTACCAAGTAATTTGGCAGCTTTGACAGGGCAAAATCAGCCTCATGCCCAGTCTAGCGTAGGAAAGTATGAGGGTTGCATTACACTGCAACAACCTGATCCTGCTTTTTCATCCCTAATTTACGGTAACAACATCATTTCTGGTGCTGTTGTCCCAGACTCAAGTAAAGAGGTAGATTTGGGACAACCTCAGTTTCAACTGACGCTCAATGGCAAGACGATAACTCAACCAGGGACTGGTAAAATTCAAATCCTTTCAAAAGCACAGTTGCCAGTTTCTGAGGTTACAGTAGAGTCAGGGGTGGCTCGCACTGGCCCAAGCACCGATTATTCTCGACTCACGCCACTGCCCAAAGGCACACGCGCAACAGTTACAGGTAGGGAAGGTGAATGGTTGCGCCTAGATTATGGCGCTTGGATTAATAGTAAAGAAACCCGCATTCTCCCTGGTGCAGTTCCGCCACAGACAATCATTCGCAGTGTCGGATACCGTCAACTCCCTGGTGCGACAGAGATAGTTTTCCCTTTACAAGTTCCTGTACCTGTGAGCGTACAACAAAGTGAGCAAGCTCTCGCTCTCACCCTCTACAATACCACTGCCCAAACGGACATAATTCGCCTGGATGATGACCCCTTAATTAATCGTCTAGATTGGCAACAGGAAGCTCCAGGACAAGTAAAATACACCTTTAACCTTAAAAAAGCTCAACAGTGGGGATATAAGCTGAGATACGACGGTACTACCCTGGTTTTGGCTTTGCGTCATCCGTCTAAAATTGGGAACACAAGACGTAAGCTTTTAGCTAATTTTAAGATTGTACTAGATCCAGGGCATGGCGGTAAAGAATCTGGTGCCAGTGGCCCAACTGGATATTTAGAAAAAGATGTCAATTTAGTGATATCGAAGTTGCTGCGCGACGAGTTGGTGAAGCAAGGGGCAACGGTGGTGATGACACGAGAGGACGATCGCGAAGTTTCGCTAGTAGAACGTCAGGCAATTATCAGTCAAGAAGAACCTGCGATCGCTCTTTCCATACATCACAACTCTCTACCTGATAATGGCGATGCCGAGAAAACCAAGGGATTCGGCACATTTTGGTATCATCCCCAAGCCCACAGCCTCGCAATATTTTTACAGAACTATGTAGTCAAAAACCTCGGTAGACCTTATTATGGTGTGTTTTGGAACAACCTAGCGCTGACACGTCCAGCAGATGCGCCATCAGTGTTGCTGGAATTGGGTTTTATGAGCAATCCCGATGAATTTGAGCAAGTGGTGAACCCACAAGAACAGAAGAAAATGGCAAAAGCGATCGCTCAGGGGATTACTGAGTGGTTTAGAAGTGTGAAATAAAGTTGAAGGTACAACACTAGTTGTACCTTGGTGGAGTGCGATCGCTCATCGCTATTTTTTAGCTAGTTGCTCAATGTTGCGATCGGTCTTTGTTCAAGGTGTTTAACTTTAAGTTTATAAAAATTAACTATTTTACTAGATTAAAAATGGCAAATATAAATTGATTTACCATTAATTAGCTGATTGGTTACAGAGCCGATCATGTCAGGTTTTGGTAA encodes the following:
- a CDS encoding class I SAM-dependent methyltransferase, which gives rise to MTRLESDLLDKIRQQFDSSPYPRIPLDKSPKNNSNELYIHNLMTPVYLRNQKVIDTKGKVILDAGCGSGYKSLILAEANVGAKIVGIDISGESIKLAQQRLEHHGFDNVEFIVLSIEELHKLDYQFDYINCDELLYLFPDPAVALQAMKSVLKPDGIIRSNLHSSLQRFNYFCAQKLFTMMGLMNENPAELEMDIVVETMKALKDNVTLKARTWNANYEGEEGKERILMNYLFQGDKGYTIPDMFTALKSADLEFISMVNWRQWDVKDLFKEPDNLPAFLGMSLPDISIEERLELFELLQPIHRLLDFWCGHPDRPQTFVPFAEWTDSDWQVATVHLHPQLKTPKFKEDLLACATECRIFDVSQHLSQIGQFVSIDSAMAVCLLPLLDQPQPMMSLVERWKQFRPLNPVTSQPTNDEQAFQLMQKMLLTLEGFDYLMLER
- a CDS encoding class I SAM-dependent methyltransferase — protein: MPEIKLHIGGKQRHPDWKIFDVEPRPEVDYVGNASDLSQFENNSIAAIYASHVLEHFYHSIDNELINTLTEWYRVLKPGGQLFISVPDLKKMCWLYLHPQFTVFDRLHLMRIIFGAQSNIYDVHKVGFDFEILGIYLEECGFTEYQQVDNFDLFNDCSTIRILDTLISLNFIVQKSISLEQT
- the trxB gene encoding thioredoxin-disulfide reductase; its protein translation is MANTTVENLVIIGSGPAGYTAAIYAGRANLKPVVFEGFQAGGLPGGQLMTTTEVENFPGFPQGITGPQLMDQMKAQAERWGAELYTEDVISVDLSQRPFTVRSQEREIKTNSIVIATGATAKRLGLPSEHEFWSRGISACAICDGATPIFHGAELAVIGAGDSAAEESIYLTKYGSKVNMLVRTDKMRASKAMQDRVLSNPKIQVHWNTEAVDIFGNGHMEGVKVRNTKTGEESKLHAKGLFYAVGHSPNTSLFKGQLELDEIGYVVTKHGSVETSVEGVFAAGDVQDHEFRQAITAAGTGCMAAMLAERWLSSSGLIQEFHQQPETADNELEHQPAKKTEAEEEAGFNLSETRHQGGYALRKLFHESDRLLLVKYVSPGCGPCHTLKPILNKVVDEFDSKIHFVEIDIDKDRDIAENANVTGTPTVQLFKDKELVKEVKGVKQKSEYRQLIESNL
- a CDS encoding putative toxin-antitoxin system toxin component, PIN family, whose protein sequence is MKVVIDTNVLVSAVLKGRVPRDVIQFIFDNPDWQWIASEEIIVEYKEVLSRSKFKLTDEVRCEWFKIIDTFLTLIDVNFEVDFPRDRKDAKFLACAMAAEADFLITGDSDFNQAQTLVNTTIISVSLFNRLVCDVGG
- a CDS encoding ABC transporter permease, coding for MAITKRRLPTFLQFGKSLNLSQKLMLIGLAITLFFIFLAFFAPVFQAWGWLQNPKDFLSNPIHEPPSAKHWFGTSRLGYDVFSRTLFGAQAALQVVILATALSMIIGVPLGMLSGYLGGKLDKVLLFIMDSIYTLPGLLLSVTLAFVVGRGILNAAIAISIAYIPQYYRVVRNHTVSVKTEVFIEAAQAMGASTWVVLSRYLFFNVIQSVPVLFTLNAADAILVLGGLGFLGLGLPEEVPEWGHDLKQALEALPTGIWWTTLFPGLTMTFMVVGLSLLGEGLNEFVNPRLRRENRIRK
- a CDS encoding ROK family protein, producing the protein MTNDKLQVIGIDVGGTAIKLGRFTPDGTCLQSLTVAAPQPTTPEAVLAVLVDAIAQIDPDNQAVAIGVGTPGPSDAAGRIAKIAINLPGWIDVPLADWLEAKIGKPTAIANDANCALLGEAWLGAGRHFQNLILLTLGTGVGGAIILNGKLFIGHQGAAGELGLISLNPDGPICNSGNRGSLEQYACATAIRRRTLKEPIELGFLAQQGDATALTFWQEYGKYLGIGLTSLIYVLTPQAIVIGGGISGSFEFFIPTVKAEIEKRVQPLSRVDLQILPAELGNFAGIVGAAKLAWQRYSEC
- a CDS encoding Uma2 family endonuclease; translation: MNTVVLNLEPIAHLTDEQFYQLCIANSDLSLEMNAAGELIIVPPVGGESGNQEADLITDLNNWNRQAKLGKVFSSSTIFILPNGAKRSPDASWVKLERWEALTLEQRKKFPPLVPDFAIELRSETDRLAPIQAKMKEYIENGLRLGWLINPQDKQVEIYRLEKAVEVIQMPAILSGEDILPGFEFQV